Proteins found in one Vagococcus carniphilus genomic segment:
- a CDS encoding ABC transporter ATP-binding protein encodes MSEKVLSIRDGLKETEAGMTIMNHLNLEVDSGDFITILGGNGAGKSTLFNSISGNLTLTSGEVSLNGTTVTHLKEEERAKFIGRVFQDPKQGTAPRMTVAENLLLASKRNKKRKFAIRRLKENKEKYTELCKTIGNGLEKHLDTPAGHLSGGQRQVLSLLMATLEKPDLLLLDEHTAALDPKTAHQLMELTNDLIQENQLTCLMITHRMEDALKYGNRLIVLENGQIKKDIPENEKYKLTMEDLLSFFS; translated from the coding sequence ATGAGTGAAAAAGTATTGAGTATTCGAGATGGTTTAAAGGAAACTGAAGCAGGTATGACGATTATGAATCATCTTAATCTAGAAGTAGATTCAGGGGATTTTATTACGATACTAGGAGGTAATGGTGCCGGAAAATCAACTCTTTTTAATAGTATTAGCGGGAACCTCACGTTGACTTCAGGGGAAGTTAGTTTAAATGGAACAACTGTAACTCATTTGAAAGAGGAAGAACGTGCCAAGTTTATTGGTCGGGTGTTTCAAGATCCAAAACAAGGAACAGCTCCTAGAATGACTGTTGCTGAGAATCTTTTATTAGCTAGTAAAAGAAATAAGAAAAGAAAGTTTGCTATAAGAAGATTAAAAGAAAATAAAGAAAAATATACAGAACTTTGTAAAACAATTGGCAACGGGCTAGAAAAACATTTAGATACACCAGCTGGACATTTATCAGGGGGCCAAAGACAAGTGCTTAGCTTACTTATGGCAACTCTTGAAAAGCCAGATTTATTACTTTTAGATGAGCATACAGCAGCTCTAGACCCTAAAACAGCCCATCAATTAATGGAGTTAACGAATGATTTAATACAAGAGAATCAGCTGACTTGTTTAATGATTACTCACAGAATGGAGGACGCGTTGAAATATGGCAATCGACTAATCGTCTTAGAAAATGGTCAGATAAAAAAAGATATTCCGGAAAATGAAAAATATAAATTAACAATGGAGGATCTTTTGTCTTTTTTCAGTTAG
- a CDS encoding ABC transporter permease has protein sequence MIISTIGQGFLWAILGLGIFLTFRVLNFPDLTTEGSFPLGGAVCVTAITNGVSPILATLIGVLAGMLAGLATGLLFTKGKIPIILSGILVMSGLNSVMLFVMKSPNLSLLNQSKIFDLLNFLNLPPDYDKIIVGLIILILVVGGIIIFLNTDLGQAYIATGDNEKMAKSLGIQTDRMKILGLMISNGIIALSGALIAQSEGYADINKGIGVIVIGLASIILGELLFGELTLFERLIAIVLGSVIYQLLILVVIQLKLDTTYLKIYSSVILAVCLIAPQFKLKKGGR, from the coding sequence ATGATTATTTCAACTATTGGACAAGGTTTTTTATGGGCCATTTTAGGGTTAGGAATCTTCTTAACTTTTCGTGTATTGAATTTTCCTGATTTGACGACAGAAGGAAGTTTTCCTTTAGGAGGAGCAGTTTGTGTAACAGCTATAACAAATGGTGTGTCGCCCATTCTAGCCACTCTTATAGGTGTTTTAGCAGGTATGCTTGCAGGATTAGCAACGGGGCTACTATTTACAAAGGGAAAAATACCAATTATCCTGTCAGGCATTTTAGTTATGAGTGGTTTGAATTCAGTCATGTTGTTTGTTATGAAATCGCCTAACCTATCACTGTTAAATCAATCAAAAATATTTGATCTATTAAACTTTTTAAATTTACCACCTGATTACGACAAAATTATTGTTGGATTAATTATTTTAATCTTAGTCGTTGGAGGTATCATTATTTTTTTAAATACTGACTTAGGTCAAGCATATATAGCAACAGGTGACAATGAAAAAATGGCTAAATCCCTAGGTATTCAAACAGATCGTATGAAAATTTTAGGCTTAATGATATCTAATGGCATTATTGCTTTGTCTGGTGCTTTGATTGCTCAGAGTGAGGGCTATGCAGATATAAATAAAGGGATTGGTGTAATTGTTATAGGATTAGCTTCAATTATTTTAGGTGAGTTACTTTTTGGAGAATTAACACTATTTGAAAGGTTAATCGCAATTGTATTAGGTAGTGTCATTTACCAGTTACTCATTTTAGTTGTGATTCAACTAAAACTAGATACAACTTACTTGAAAATCTACTCATCTGTTATCTTAGCCGTTTGTTTAATTGCACCACAATTCAAGTTAAAAAAAGGAGGTAGGTAA
- the trpX gene encoding tryptophan ABC transporter substrate-binding protein has translation MKNKKLIGFLAVLVVFIIVSFIKDNHVQKKRITENEIPTIGVLQFVSHPALDDIYKGLVDELEKQGFKDGKTAKIVFQNGQADQSKLTSMSQHLLNEKSDVLVGIATPAAQALANQTTEVPIVLGAISDPKSAGLVRDNQKPGGNITGVSDQSPVKAQLDLVKEILPGKKKMGILYSSAEDNSAYQVEKITKEAKKIQFEVKSYAVPSTNEIAQMMQVMAKEVDFVYLPTDNTMANAMQTIVDIANTNKLPIIPSVDSMVEQGGLATVGINQYDLGTQTGKMVASILKKESEPKDTPIYIFETGDTIINQKQADFLGINIPKSILEKATIKGVSKK, from the coding sequence ATGAAAAATAAGAAATTAATAGGCTTTTTAGCTGTACTTGTTGTATTTATTATCGTGAGTTTTATTAAGGACAATCACGTACAAAAGAAGAGGATTACTGAAAATGAGATACCTACAATTGGTGTTTTACAATTTGTCTCACATCCGGCTTTAGATGACATTTATAAAGGTCTAGTGGATGAGCTAGAAAAACAAGGTTTTAAAGACGGTAAAACAGCAAAAATTGTTTTTCAAAATGGACAGGCAGATCAATCTAAATTAACAAGTATGAGTCAACATTTATTAAATGAAAAATCAGATGTATTGGTTGGTATTGCAACTCCAGCTGCACAAGCCTTAGCAAATCAAACGACAGAGGTTCCTATCGTGTTAGGAGCAATCAGTGACCCAAAAAGTGCTGGACTTGTTAGAGATAATCAAAAGCCAGGTGGTAACATTACTGGTGTAAGTGATCAGTCTCCAGTAAAAGCACAACTTGATTTGGTAAAAGAGATTTTACCAGGAAAGAAAAAAATGGGCATTCTTTATTCCTCAGCAGAAGATAATTCAGCTTACCAAGTTGAAAAAATAACAAAAGAAGCTAAAAAAATTCAATTTGAGGTTAAATCTTATGCTGTTCCTTCAACAAATGAAATAGCTCAAATGATGCAAGTCATGGCAAAAGAAGTGGACTTTGTCTATCTACCAACTGATAACACAATGGCTAATGCGATGCAAACTATTGTAGACATTGCTAATACAAATAAATTACCAATCATTCCTTCAGTTGATTCCATGGTGGAACAAGGTGGTTTAGCGACTGTGGGAATCAATCAATATGACTTAGGAACTCAGACTGGGAAAATGGTTGCTTCTATTCTAAAAAAAGAATCAGAACCTAAAGATACACCAATTTATATATTTGAAACAGGAGATACAATAATTAATCAAAAACAAGCAGACTTTTTAGGAATAAATATTCCAAAGTCAATTTTAGAAAAAGCAACTATCAAAGGAGTGAGTAAAAAATGA
- a CDS encoding zinc ribbon domain-containing protein, which translates to MTKENKKCPNCGHEFKKGEEYCPNCDLFVPVNEQNISENTFDPHATKKFKAFNEKDIEKKVEDDFEEPTFKHRNKPVEETVTQNSNSEKVSEPSKESEILKETTETTNNEEVKSTSEISESVEEKEEIIPTEVPQDNLDKEIAEELDNKNEELEAETLPEPVAQKLRHLLNQIVRLKMVITKRKKLEQLLVCQQLSF; encoded by the coding sequence GTGACTAAAGAAAATAAAAAATGTCCTAATTGTGGTCATGAGTTTAAAAAAGGCGAAGAATACTGCCCTAACTGTGATTTGTTCGTTCCTGTCAATGAACAAAATATATCAGAGAATACATTTGACCCACACGCAACTAAAAAATTTAAGGCATTCAATGAAAAAGACATAGAAAAGAAAGTAGAAGATGATTTTGAAGAACCAACTTTCAAACATCGGAATAAACCAGTAGAAGAAACTGTTACTCAAAATTCTAATTCAGAAAAAGTTAGTGAACCATCTAAAGAATCAGAAATCTTAAAAGAAACCACCGAAACAACCAACAATGAGGAAGTAAAATCAACTTCTGAAATTTCGGAATCTGTTGAAGAAAAAGAAGAAATAATACCAACAGAAGTACCTCAAGATAATTTGGATAAAGAAATCGCTGAAGAACTTGATAATAAAAATGAAGAGTTAGAAGCAGAAACTTTACCTGAACCAGTAGCCCAGAAATTGAGGCATCTACTGAATCAAATCGTTCGACTGAAAATGGTAATAACAAAAAGAAAAAAGCTCGAGCAATTGTTGGTATGTCAGCAGCTGTCGTTTTAA
- a CDS encoding cell division site-positioning protein MapZ family protein: MSAAVVLIGGGIVFYSAQQKKAEEKATTELVSTAELDLNSLYSTSEHVFLKKDISSKDIDKAKKSLDKLKGKDDYNEMKKEFDQVEEKYNKQTAINDLFKSPIIEGDKLDTKTFVKNEDHISINKIATEKDGFDILYNKAFAEAESQKKLLTEANEALETVIKGDDVVKSATRDQVSSAEKAIKAVKDPEAKKKLQEKLDKVKSYLDKAEKEQAQAAEEEQARLAQQQQQQNNQTTQNNNNGNYKNTDSSQKWGNRKDDYIDYGDAAWGWNPGVQEKVISEVINRGYVVDGGYSLVPKYVENGEGYYDLYATTNSKIFPKSKPEEFPLYVVTINAKTGWFKGNGPN, encoded by the coding sequence ATGTCAGCAGCTGTCGTTTTAATTGGCGGAGGTATTGTATTTTACTCTGCTCAACAGAAAAAAGCTGAAGAAAAAGCAACAACAGAACTTGTCTCAACTGCTGAGTTAGATTTAAACTCACTTTACAGCACTTCTGAACATGTATTCTTAAAAAAAGATATTTCTAGTAAAGATATCGATAAAGCTAAAAAATCTTTAGATAAACTAAAAGGTAAAGATGATTACAATGAGATGAAAAAAGAGTTCGACCAAGTTGAAGAAAAATACAATAAACAAACTGCAATAAATGACTTATTCAAGTCCCCTATTATCGAGGGAGACAAACTTGATACAAAAACGTTTGTAAAAAATGAAGATCATATCAGTATTAATAAAATTGCAACTGAAAAAGATGGTTTTGATATCCTTTATAACAAAGCTTTTGCTGAAGCTGAAAGTCAAAAAAAATTATTAACTGAAGCTAATGAAGCTCTTGAAACAGTTATCAAAGGTGATGACGTTGTAAAATCAGCAACTCGTGATCAAGTTTCATCTGCTGAAAAAGCAATTAAAGCGGTTAAAGACCCAGAAGCTAAAAAGAAACTACAAGAAAAACTAGATAAAGTAAAATCATATCTGGATAAAGCTGAAAAAGAGCAAGCACAAGCAGCCGAAGAAGAACAAGCTCGCTTAGCTCAACAGCAGCAACAACAAAATAACCAAACAACTCAGAATAATAATAACGGTAACTATAAAAATACTGATTCTTCTCAAAAATGGGGAAATCGTAAAGATGACTACATTGATTATGGGGATGCTGCTTGGGGATGGAACCCTGGTGTGCAAGAAAAAGTAATATCTGAAGTCATAAATCGTGGTTACGTTGTTGATGGTGGTTATTCTCTTGTACCGAAATATGTTGAAAACGGTGAAGGCTATTATGATTTATATGCCACTACCAATTCAAAAATCTTCCCAAAAAGTAAACCAGAAGAGTTCCCTCTTTATGTGGTAACAATCAATGCAAAAACTGGTTGGTTTAAAGGAAATGGGCCAAACTAA